A genome region from Tolypothrix sp. PCC 7712 includes the following:
- a CDS encoding YqiA/YcfP family alpha/beta fold hydrolase, with the protein MNHFIYLHGFASSPHSAKAKDISDRFAQIGIKLTIPDLNAGDFSHLTITRQINQVAAEFPTDSAPVTLIGSSLGGLTAAHLGQKYSQVQSLVLLAPAFGFLSHWLPKLGDEQVQRWQQEKYLMVDHYGEKRSLPLSYEFVTDAQQYQEAVLQRPIPTLILHGTNDEVIPITASREFAISRPWVNLVELDSDHALGNVMAEIWQAIHLFCQLPGSCKI; encoded by the coding sequence TTGAATCACTTTATTTACTTACATGGTTTTGCTTCTAGCCCTCATTCTGCCAAAGCCAAAGATATTAGCGATCGCTTTGCTCAAATCGGTATCAAACTTACAATTCCCGATTTGAATGCAGGCGATTTTTCTCACCTGACAATTACTCGTCAGATCAATCAAGTTGCAGCAGAATTTCCAACTGATTCTGCACCAGTAACGCTGATTGGTTCGAGTTTGGGTGGTTTAACTGCTGCTCATTTAGGGCAAAAATATTCCCAAGTGCAAAGTTTGGTTTTATTAGCACCAGCTTTCGGTTTTTTATCTCACTGGTTACCCAAGCTAGGAGATGAACAGGTACAGCGTTGGCAACAAGAAAAATATCTCATGGTTGATCATTATGGGGAAAAGCGATCGCTACCTTTAAGTTACGAGTTCGTTACAGATGCCCAGCAATATCAAGAAGCGGTTTTACAACGCCCCATTCCTACCCTCATTTTGCATGGCACAAATGATGAAGTCATTCCCATCACAGCCAGCCGTGAATTTGCAATATCTCGTCCTTGGGTGAATTTAGTAGAACTGGACAGCGATCATGCTCTAGGAAACGTCATGGCAGAAATATGGCAAGCAATTCACCTCTTCTGCCAGTTACCCGGCAGCTGTAAAATATGA
- a CDS encoding GNAT family N-acetyltransferase, with the protein MTSWFFHSYHQEPVTVVADQSERQFQIRAATSADLYSVAQIITESFHSQNGFWGWAFPLIRLGIYEDLKQRLASPLPHHVCLVAIDTTKGVNNLVGTVELAVRFSDAWTQTGKSFPYLSNLAVSPQYRRHGVASSLLTNCEKVCQEWGFQDLYLHVLERNHQARQLYLKLGYQVHKVESHWNLFFPKYSSQILLHKHLKNNFML; encoded by the coding sequence TTGACATCCTGGTTTTTCCACTCATATCACCAAGAGCCTGTAACGGTTGTCGCCGATCAGTCTGAGCGACAATTCCAAATCCGTGCTGCAACATCTGCCGATCTCTATAGTGTTGCTCAAATTATTACTGAAAGCTTTCACTCTCAAAATGGTTTTTGGGGATGGGCGTTTCCATTAATACGTCTGGGAATTTATGAAGACTTGAAGCAGCGCCTAGCTTCTCCTTTACCTCATCACGTTTGTTTAGTTGCTATTGATACTACTAAAGGTGTTAATAATCTTGTAGGAACAGTAGAACTCGCTGTACGTTTTAGTGATGCATGGACGCAAACGGGGAAAAGTTTTCCTTACCTGTCAAATTTAGCTGTTAGCCCACAATACCGTAGGCATGGTGTAGCCTCTAGCCTACTAACCAACTGTGAAAAAGTCTGCCAGGAGTGGGGGTTTCAGGATTTATATCTCCATGTTCTGGAACGAAATCATCAAGCAAGACAGCTTTATTTAAAGCTAGGGTATCAGGTACATAAAGTTGAATCTCACTGGAATCTATTCTTTCCTAAATACTCAAGTCAAATATTATTGCACAAGCATCTAAAAAATAATTTTATGCTGTAA
- a CDS encoding response regulator, translating into MKSQQANSKPKILVVDDEPDNLDLLYRTFYREYKVLRATSGPAALDLLAQEGEVSVIISDQRMPIMSGTEFLSLTATQYPDIIRIILTGYTDVEDLVEAINAGKVFKYVTKPWEAEELKGVVRQALDTHNVLKARTRELTRTLRQESLLNTVTNTIRSALDYRQILQTIVDTVGHMLEVDVCLLRPFQDGQLVDEGFIYQKAAQEEASEAEKEQEEQSNEIVKSSSSSFPSSSLLAETVWETREVQVIHNVEDDERIQGNTPELEQRSAAFLAANICSSLVVPLICQQELMAVLALHQCSQSRIWREEEVQLVLMVADQAALALSQAYTYEQVRALAKRESLINTITTAIRSSLDPQDIFAAITEQLGQALQVNGCILSLWTEEDEFVECVGLYDSSQYLEHTLKSAQETALNHNHHRINQELPHSQAPIKHNPILQEILRTQEPVVITDMSNCADEIKGFDLPLKKPARSLMIVPLLADGKCIGSITLREGSKTRRWLSSEIQLAKAVAAQAAIAVQQSRLYQKTRDQAERLLQLDKQKTEFFQNISHEFRTPITLIQGPLESAVNNGDGLSYAQSAIALRNSRRLLRLVNQLLDLQRLDAGRMQPSFRPCDLVDFVNQIVESFRPYCEKKGLHLVSELGQCSQVYLDIEKFDKVVYNLLSNAMKFTPEGGTITIRLISQDDSCILQVQDTGIGIVKEQIPHLFERFRQAEGSENRSYEGSGLGLALVKELVELHGGQITVESVYGQGTTFTLWLLTGNSHLPTQQIQETPAELNTSRATVELADLELVEPTPESIESLPKELVPTPDNPESQGYKDSSLLNSSHSILVVDDNPDLRTYVSEIIRSNGYQVHTARNGAEGFKIAQKIAPSLIITDLMMPLVTGLQMIQMIRSEENLKGTPIILLTAKVDEETRIAGTEHGADAYLAKPFNDRELLAEVRNLLALKENERRVMELNTYLTESVLKRFLPPVLVKKAAMGDLTLDLRPEPRLITVLFSDIVGFTQLANTLRSRRVAELLNEYLEAMTKTVFDNGGTVDKFMGDAILALYGAPEELTPNEQVRRAINTARAMHSSLDELNRRWQEQGIFDANGHTGVKFRCGIHQGTAVVGMFGSAERADYTAIGPSVNIAARLQAAAIPGTILVSAAVADYLKDEEITKVSPLELKGVDETVLTFAVRSEIMANR; encoded by the coding sequence ATGAAATCCCAACAAGCAAACAGTAAGCCGAAAATATTGGTTGTCGATGATGAGCCAGACAACCTTGACTTGCTTTACCGCACCTTTTATCGCGAATACAAGGTGCTAAGGGCAACTTCTGGTCCTGCCGCTTTGGATCTACTGGCACAAGAAGGAGAGGTCTCTGTGATCATCTCCGATCAGCGAATGCCAATCATGAGCGGTACAGAATTTTTAAGCCTGACAGCCACTCAATATCCAGATATTATCCGGATAATCTTAACTGGCTACACTGATGTCGAAGACTTAGTGGAAGCCATCAATGCTGGTAAAGTCTTCAAATATGTCACTAAACCCTGGGAAGCGGAAGAACTTAAAGGCGTGGTACGCCAGGCCTTGGATACTCACAATGTTCTCAAAGCCCGTACCCGCGAACTGACGCGTACACTCCGTCAAGAATCACTGCTGAACACTGTCACGAATACAATTCGTAGTGCTTTAGACTATCGGCAAATTTTACAAACAATTGTCGATACAGTGGGCCATATGTTGGAAGTGGATGTGTGTCTGTTACGTCCTTTCCAAGATGGGCAGTTGGTAGATGAAGGATTTATTTACCAGAAAGCGGCTCAAGAAGAAGCAAGCGAAGCAGAGAAAGAACAGGAAGAGCAATCGAATGAAATAGTAAAATCTTCCTCATCTTCTTTTCCTTCGTCATCTCTGTTGGCGGAGACAGTCTGGGAAACCCGCGAAGTTCAAGTTATTCATAATGTAGAAGATGATGAACGAATTCAGGGCAATACTCCTGAACTGGAACAACGTAGTGCAGCTTTTTTAGCAGCTAATATCTGCTCTAGTTTAGTTGTGCCGTTGATTTGCCAACAAGAACTCATGGCAGTGCTAGCCCTGCACCAATGCTCTCAGTCTCGGATTTGGAGAGAAGAGGAAGTGCAGTTGGTGTTGATGGTAGCGGATCAGGCAGCATTGGCTTTATCTCAAGCTTATACCTATGAACAAGTACGCGCTCTGGCTAAACGAGAGTCCCTAATTAATACAATTACTACGGCAATTCGCTCTAGCTTAGATCCTCAAGATATCTTTGCGGCTATTACCGAACAATTAGGACAGGCTTTACAAGTCAATGGCTGTATTTTATCTTTATGGACTGAAGAAGATGAATTTGTTGAATGCGTAGGACTGTATGACAGTTCTCAATATTTAGAACATACTCTGAAATCAGCCCAGGAAACAGCCTTAAATCATAATCATCACCGTATAAATCAGGAATTACCTCATTCTCAAGCGCCAATTAAGCATAATCCCATCCTCCAAGAGATTTTGCGGACACAAGAGCCAGTGGTAATTACTGATATGAGCAACTGTGCTGATGAAATTAAGGGCTTTGATTTGCCGTTGAAAAAGCCAGCGCGATCGCTAATGATTGTTCCCTTATTAGCGGATGGTAAGTGTATTGGTAGTATTACGCTGCGTGAAGGTAGCAAAACCCGCCGATGGTTATCTTCGGAAATCCAGCTAGCCAAAGCGGTGGCTGCTCAAGCAGCGATCGCAGTGCAACAATCGCGTCTCTATCAAAAGACACGTGACCAAGCAGAGCGCTTATTACAATTAGATAAACAAAAAACTGAATTTTTCCAAAATATTTCCCATGAGTTCCGCACTCCCATTACCTTAATTCAAGGGCCTTTAGAATCAGCCGTAAATAATGGTGATGGATTATCTTACGCCCAAAGTGCGATCGCTTTGCGTAACTCGCGGCGATTGCTAAGACTAGTAAATCAACTACTAGATCTGCAACGCTTAGATGCAGGGAGGATGCAGCCAAGTTTCCGTCCTTGTGATTTGGTCGATTTCGTCAACCAAATAGTAGAATCTTTTCGCCCTTACTGTGAGAAAAAGGGACTGCATCTAGTCTCGGAATTGGGTCAATGTTCTCAAGTTTACTTAGATATAGAAAAATTTGATAAGGTCGTTTACAACCTACTATCAAATGCCATGAAGTTTACTCCCGAAGGCGGGACGATTACCATCAGGCTCATATCTCAAGATGATAGTTGCATATTACAAGTACAAGATACTGGAATTGGTATAGTTAAAGAACAAATTCCCCATCTGTTTGAGCGCTTCCGCCAAGCTGAAGGCTCAGAAAACCGTTCCTATGAAGGTAGTGGTTTAGGTTTAGCTTTGGTCAAAGAATTGGTCGAATTGCATGGGGGGCAAATAACTGTAGAATCTGTGTACGGTCAAGGTACAACCTTTACACTATGGCTGTTAACTGGTAATAGTCACTTACCTACACAGCAAATACAGGAAACCCCAGCAGAACTGAATACTAGCCGCGCCACTGTGGAATTGGCTGATTTAGAATTAGTCGAGCCAACCCCAGAAAGTATTGAAAGCTTGCCGAAAGAATTAGTACCTACCCCTGATAACCCAGAGTCTCAAGGGTATAAGGATAGTAGTCTGTTGAATAGCAGTCACTCAATTTTAGTTGTTGATGACAATCCAGATTTACGAACCTACGTATCTGAAATTATTCGCAGTAATGGCTACCAAGTACATACAGCCCGTAATGGTGCCGAAGGATTTAAAATAGCCCAAAAAATTGCACCCAGCTTAATCATTACGGACTTAATGATGCCTTTGGTGACAGGATTACAGATGATTCAGATGATCCGCAGTGAGGAGAATTTGAAAGGAACACCGATCATTCTGCTCACCGCCAAAGTAGATGAAGAAACCCGGATTGCGGGGACAGAACATGGTGCAGATGCTTATTTAGCTAAACCATTTAATGACAGGGAACTTCTGGCAGAAGTCAGGAACCTCTTAGCATTGAAAGAAAATGAGCGCCGGGTTATGGAGTTAAATACCTACCTGACGGAGTCAGTACTCAAGCGCTTTTTGCCGCCTGTTTTGGTGAAAAAAGCTGCTATGGGAGATTTAACCTTGGATTTACGTCCAGAACCACGCTTAATTACAGTGTTATTTAGCGACATAGTAGGTTTTACTCAGCTAGCAAATACTCTCAGATCTCGAAGAGTAGCAGAGTTGCTAAATGAATATTTGGAAGCCATGACCAAGACTGTGTTTGACAATGGTGGCACTGTGGATAAATTTATGGGAGATGCCATCTTAGCTTTATATGGAGCGCCAGAAGAATTAACTCCTAATGAACAAGTACGTCGTGCCATTAATACAGCCAGAGCAATGCATAGCTCATTAGATGAGTTGAATCGGCGCTGGCAAGAACAAGGCATATTTGATGCTAACGGACATACTGGTGTCAAATTCCGTTGTGGTATTCACCAAGGTACTGCGGTTGTGGGTATGTTTGGCAGTGCCGAACGTGCTGACTATACTGCTATTGGGCCCAGTGTGAATATTGCTGCTAGATTGCAAGCTGCTGCTATTCCCGGTACTATTTTAGTCTCTGCTGCTGTGGCAGATTATTTAAAAGATGAAGAAATTACTAAAGTCAGCCCCTTAGAACTTAAAGGAGTAGACGAAACCGTTCTGACTTTTGCTGTTAGATCGGAAATTATGGCTAATCGCTGA
- a CDS encoding flavin prenyltransferase UbiX gives MSNNTYPLILGVSGASGLIYAVRALKYLLAANYQIELVASKSTYMVWQSEQDIRMPAEPAAQEKFWREQAGVSNSGQLYCHPWSDVGAGIASGSFRTLGMIVMPCSMSTVAKLAVGLSSDLLERAADVQLKEGRKLVIVPRETPFSLIHLRNLTTLAEAGVRVVPAIPAWYHQPQTIEDLVDFVVARVLDQLDIDCIPIQRWQGHR, from the coding sequence GTGTCTAATAATACTTATCCTTTGATTTTAGGCGTATCAGGCGCATCCGGTCTGATTTACGCCGTTCGTGCTTTGAAATATCTGCTAGCAGCAAACTATCAAATTGAACTGGTGGCTTCTAAATCTACTTACATGGTTTGGCAATCTGAACAGGATATTCGGATGCCGGCAGAACCAGCTGCTCAAGAAAAATTCTGGCGCGAGCAAGCTGGTGTAAGCAACTCTGGTCAACTCTACTGCCATCCTTGGAGCGATGTGGGGGCTGGAATTGCTAGCGGTTCCTTTCGGACTTTGGGCATGATTGTGATGCCATGTAGCATGAGTACCGTAGCTAAACTCGCAGTCGGCTTGAGTTCCGATTTACTAGAACGGGCAGCTGATGTCCAGCTCAAAGAAGGTCGAAAGTTGGTAATTGTGCCCCGGGAAACTCCTTTTAGTTTGATTCACCTGCGTAACTTAACCACTTTGGCTGAAGCTGGAGTCAGAGTTGTTCCAGCCATTCCTGCTTGGTATCATCAACCCCAAACCATTGAAGATTTAGTTGATTTTGTCGTAGCCCGTGTTTTAGATCAGCTTGATATTGACTGCATTCCCATTCAGCGATGGCAAGGCCACCGTTAA
- a CDS encoding shikimate kinase, giving the protein MSSLLQGVNLYLIGMMGSGKTTVGRLLAKHLGYGFVDTDDVIVQVGGKSINQLFAESGEAAFRQLESDVLSQVCSFTKLAIATGGGIVTRQENWSYLHHGLIVWLDAPVDLLYSRLQADDTRPLLHDVDPRAKLRSLLEQRQPLYSQADLQITINEGETPEQIAERVIAAIPSVLKTPVSHNN; this is encoded by the coding sequence GTGAGTAGTTTATTACAAGGGGTTAACCTGTATTTAATTGGGATGATGGGTAGTGGGAAGACGACAGTAGGACGCTTATTAGCCAAGCATCTAGGTTATGGATTTGTAGATACTGACGATGTCATTGTTCAAGTAGGGGGAAAATCTATTAATCAACTATTTGCTGAGTCAGGAGAAGCAGCCTTTCGTCAGTTGGAAAGCGATGTCTTATCACAAGTGTGTTCTTTTACAAAATTAGCGATCGCAACTGGTGGCGGTATAGTTACGCGCCAAGAAAACTGGAGTTACCTGCACCACGGTTTGATTGTTTGGCTAGATGCGCCAGTAGATTTACTTTACAGCCGATTGCAAGCCGATGATACAAGGCCATTGTTGCATGATGTTGACCCCAGAGCAAAATTGCGATCGCTTCTCGAACAACGACAACCACTTTATTCCCAAGCAGATTTGCAAATCACTATTAATGAAGGTGAAACACCAGAACAAATCGCTGAGAGAGTCATTGCAGCTATACCCAGCGTCTTAAAAACTCCAGTTTCTCACAATAACTGA
- a CDS encoding histidinol-phosphate transaminase has translation MLPFIRSDLAQFTAYKPHPSSDNAEAVETKFDRLDTNESPDDLPPELKEKLAWTYQQVIETNRYPDGGHETLKQAIAQYVNESAALSSSPITSGNISVGNGSDELIRSLLIATCLGGEGSILVANPTFSMYAILAKTLGIPVVEVGRNDNNFEIDLPVAQAAIAQTQNPPIRVVFVVHPNSPTANCLTAAELAWLRSLSTDILVVIDEAYFEFSQTSLVGELAQRPNWVILRTFSKAFRLAALRVGYCVAHPEAIAILEKVRLPYNLPSFSIAAALLALQNRQLLLNSIAQTLTERDQLIAALKQYPNLQVTASDANFIYLRVTSNDSNSQATALNSIHQQLRNSGTLVRLLNGGLRITIGSKAENARTLNRLQAAVANLHF, from the coding sequence ATGCTTCCCTTCATCCGTTCAGATTTAGCGCAATTCACCGCTTACAAACCCCATCCCAGCAGCGATAACGCCGAAGCAGTCGAGACAAAATTTGATCGACTAGATACTAATGAAAGTCCTGACGATTTGCCGCCAGAGTTAAAAGAAAAGCTAGCTTGGACTTATCAGCAAGTAATTGAAACAAATCGTTACCCAGATGGGGGACATGAAACACTCAAACAAGCGATCGCGCAATATGTGAATGAGTCTGCAGCCCTTTCATCATCGCCAATTACCTCTGGCAATATTTCTGTAGGTAATGGTTCTGATGAATTAATTCGTTCTTTATTAATCGCTACTTGTTTGGGTGGAGAAGGAAGTATTTTAGTTGCCAATCCCACGTTCTCGATGTACGCGATTTTGGCAAAAACTTTGGGTATTCCTGTTGTAGAAGTGGGTAGGAATGACAATAATTTTGAAATAGATTTACCAGTCGCACAAGCCGCGATCGCTCAAACTCAAAACCCACCAATTCGGGTGGTGTTTGTAGTACATCCCAATTCCCCAACTGCTAATTGTTTGACTGCGGCAGAGTTAGCATGGTTAAGAAGTCTCAGCACAGATATTTTAGTAGTAATTGATGAGGCTTACTTTGAATTTAGCCAGACTAGTTTGGTGGGAGAATTAGCACAACGTCCTAACTGGGTGATACTGCGGACTTTTTCCAAGGCTTTTCGGTTAGCAGCTTTGCGTGTGGGTTATTGTGTCGCTCATCCAGAGGCGATCGCTATTTTAGAAAAAGTCCGCTTACCCTACAATCTTCCCAGTTTTTCTATCGCCGCCGCATTACTAGCTTTGCAAAACCGCCAGCTTTTACTCAATTCAATTGCCCAAACCTTGACTGAACGCGATCAACTGATCGCAGCTTTAAAACAATATCCCAATTTACAAGTTACAGCCAGTGACGCTAACTTTATTTACCTGCGTGTGACTTCAAATGACAGCAATTCCCAAGCGACTGCTTTAAACAGTATTCATCAGCAATTGCGTAACTCTGGCACACTTGTACGGCTGTTAAACGGAGGATTACGAATTACTATCGGCTCAAAAGCAGAAAACGCCCGTACCCTCAATCGGCTACAGGCTGCTGTGGCAAATCTTCATTTTTAA
- a CDS encoding NB-ARC domain-containing protein, translating to MATDGSARMEDDFIEAKNYWELEKLYVDLASAKGKALTPVEKKFLRGLLCGCSPAEIAKVVYQSGSSSTVRVYLSNGLYKYIEEMLSNQAGDSVKVKTWSRVTQLLEKAGYKKGWFHLQPVISSIKTNRDRDFDLSADKSTLTQHSDAVINTTMFHGRTQELTQVPAWILHDRCRLVTILGMGGIGKTAFSVKLVEDIQEKFEYVIWRSLNFAPPVEVLLEQLIQVISPNSHQNIPETLESKIWQFLDALRACRCLIVFDNWDAILASSAGIKNNHNSQISQIRYRQEYQGYGELIKRLGDIEHQSCVVLNSREKPQEIAAIEGERLPIRSVKLSGLTQQESILILKAKGLTHKSTSDECSALLERYAGNPLFIKLAATTIQELFAGNISEFLAQETVIFGEIRAILDQQFHRLSQIEKYLLYWLSLHPSFVSIRQLQKDTVLPGLSPLTSQRLILEAMELLQKRSLIEKQASRFSLSPVLIEYLVERLIEENLNLTRGKDSYLSMSQTILTENLKNFIRDNCLNGDLNL from the coding sequence ATGGCAACCGATGGTTCTGCTCGAATGGAAGACGATTTTATCGAAGCTAAAAATTATTGGGAGTTAGAAAAATTATACGTAGATTTGGCATCAGCTAAAGGAAAAGCTTTGACACCTGTAGAGAAGAAATTTCTACGAGGTTTGCTTTGTGGTTGTAGTCCAGCAGAAATTGCCAAAGTAGTTTACCAAAGTGGAAGTAGCAGTACTGTTAGAGTTTATCTATCTAACGGATTATATAAATATATAGAAGAAATGCTGAGTAACCAGGCGGGTGATTCTGTCAAAGTTAAAACCTGGAGTCGGGTGACTCAGTTGCTAGAAAAAGCTGGTTATAAAAAAGGTTGGTTTCACTTACAACCAGTAATTAGTTCTATAAAAACAAATAGAGACAGAGATTTCGATTTATCAGCAGATAAATCTACACTGACACAACATAGTGATGCAGTCATAAATACTACTATGTTCCACGGAAGAACGCAAGAACTAACGCAAGTTCCAGCATGGATTTTGCATGACCGCTGTCGGTTAGTCACCATATTGGGTATGGGTGGAATTGGTAAAACTGCGTTTTCCGTCAAACTAGTAGAAGACATTCAGGAGAAATTTGAATATGTAATTTGGCGATCGCTCAATTTTGCTCCTCCTGTAGAGGTACTCTTGGAACAGCTAATTCAAGTTATCTCACCAAATTCTCATCAAAATATTCCAGAAACCCTAGAAAGTAAAATTTGGCAATTCTTAGATGCTTTACGCGCTTGTCGATGTCTGATTGTATTCGATAATTGGGATGCGATTTTAGCAAGTAGTGCAGGTATAAAAAATAATCATAATTCCCAGATATCTCAAATTCGATATCGTCAGGAATATCAAGGTTATGGAGAGTTAATTAAAAGATTAGGAGATATAGAACATCAAAGTTGTGTGGTCTTGAATAGTAGAGAAAAGCCTCAAGAAATTGCTGCCATAGAAGGGGAAAGATTACCAATTCGTTCTGTTAAATTAAGTGGTTTGACTCAGCAAGAAAGTATATTAATACTCAAAGCCAAAGGCTTAACTCATAAATCTACATCAGATGAATGTAGTGCATTACTAGAACGGTATGCAGGAAATCCATTATTTATTAAATTAGCAGCAACCACTATTCAAGAATTATTTGCTGGCAATATATCTGAGTTTCTAGCCCAGGAAACAGTAATTTTTGGGGAAATACGAGCTATTTTAGATCAACAATTCCACCGCTTATCGCAAATAGAAAAATACCTGTTGTACTGGCTATCTCTCCACCCCAGCTTTGTATCTATCAGACAGTTACAAAAAGATACAGTATTACCAGGATTATCACCTCTGACTTCCCAAAGATTAATCTTAGAGGCAATGGAATTATTACAGAAGCGATCGCTCATCGAAAAACAAGCATCTCGCTTTTCCCTGAGTCCAGTTTTAATTGAGTATCTAGTTGAACGATTAATTGAGGAAAACTTAAATTTAACTCGCGGCAAAGATAGCTACTTAAGTATGAGTCAGACAATTTTGACAGAAAACTTAAAAAATTTTATCAGAGATAATTGCCTCAATGGAGATTTAAATTTGTGA